In Mus pahari unplaced genomic scaffold, PAHARI_EIJ_v1.1 scaffold_9651_1, whole genome shotgun sequence, the DNA window tatttttttttgtctttgtatttaagAAATAAACGATAAAATTAACCtagtaaaaatatgaaatttcttaaaaatagttAATCTTATGTATAATCTTGGGaagttaataaattaataaatatttttgccCACATGagtaaaactataaaaaacaaaatgtatactACCTATTTGAGGATAACAAAGAATACATTATCATCATATTTAATACATTCCAATAATTCTTCCATATGTATGCTTTCTCCCATTCATCTATATGCAAGCTATTAAAAAACCAATCAAGTCTACTTTGCACTGTAGATATGCTCTTATATTTATGGCCTTCCATTACATGAGACTTAACTAACAAGGTGATACAGTTTTAAAGATTACAGATTCTCATTCAGCATTTTACCTCATTCAGAATCTAAACATTACATAAACTAGTCtttgttttaatcatattctATAAACAGATAGATGTGGAATGTGATATTTCTCATAAttgtatttaaagattttatacaGGATAATGGGGCTAATTACTAAATAGAGCAATCAAGTTTGAAAATCAAAATGTCACTTCACTTTCATGCCTATAAGTGAACAAATTGTAGTGCATTGAGCAGGAAATACTTATTAGATAAACTCCAGTCTTTCCACAGATTAAAGAGAAATCCCACAACTGATAAGTATGTAGCAAGCAGATTAGAAAATGTGATATCATTAAGAATTgcaaaagaaaactaacaatattttaaaaacataaagcattaaatattttatacagaaaCCATTGACTATAAAATGATTGTATAATAAAAGGTTAATGTAAATTaaaagatatgatttttaaaaattaaatatgtcttTTATTATAGCTAATTTGATTTAGGTGGTTAGTTTTTCAATTTAAAGTCTATAGATATATAATTTAAGATCCATGTGTTTAAAGTGTGAATgcaatatgtgtgtatgtgtgtgtgtgtgtgtgtgtgtgtgtgcccaacaCCACAGTCAAGCTTAAAATACTTAGAAGATTTCATTGAGCATCGTGAATGCTGTATCCTCAACACTTATCTTTTTATCAAATCATAGCTACCCTATTCTGAAATCTACTTTCTGTTCCTTAAttgtacatttaaatatttagtatAATTGAGATTATATGCCTTGTGCCACATTATGATTTTTACTAAGCATACTATTTTCCAAGTCCATCTAAATTACAGCATAAATCAAATTTACGCTCCCTTCATTGTTTATATACAATACATTTTTAGTACAATACACTCAAATTGTAAATTTACCTCCCTCAACTCCTGGAAGATCATTTCTAATTACCTCCCATATAGACCCACATCATTACCTTCACCCATTGAAAACTTGTCATATTaagaatagtaataaaatagGATAACAAATATTTCAGATTATAAAAAGACattcaaataaacagaaaaggaacCCCTGCAAAACCAAAGAAGGCATGGCAAACATgcttatataaaaatagaaaaatagacatATGCATCTTTACAAACAAGAAGACCATAAATTGAAAAGTTTGGAAGATATGACATAAACACAAAAAACTGTAAACTTCAAAAGTTAATCTCctgaaaaatataatgaaacaaaGAATTCCAAAATGTCACTGAGTTTATAGTGTGTTGTTCATATACTTGACATTCAGTATTCCCTTGAAACTCTGCCAAAagtaagggtttttttgttttttgttttttaaatccctTATAGGGATACGGATACAAAATTTAAGTTCAGAATTTTCACTATTATAGACatggatatatttttattcttctccatGAAGCTATATATTTGGGTCAGTACCATTATTCCAGACAGTTTATTTTTTCCTAGTGCAGTTTTTTCTGGACTTTATTATCCAAAAATATTCATGTGTACAAaggtgtgtgtttatttctagaTCTTCAGTTGCATTCTATTGATCAAACCCCAACTCAATTAAGCCAATAGAGATATGGAGTACACAGTGAGATCCAAACTGGTGATACTTCTACTAGTTATTTCAttatttaggattgttttagctattcttttctttaaattttaaactgtAGTTTGTCAAGGAAAGTCTATATTTCTTAACATATTAAGCGTTCATACATCAGCAATTGAAGTGGATTAGAGAACCCAATTTTCAAAGTGCACATCTTTCTCCAGCACAGAATGGCAATAGCTTTAAAAGTGGTACATAATTTCAGGTATttgtgaatgaaagaaaaatccaaaaaattagGAAATGACActagaataaaaattattaaaaataatgttataaggggctggtgagatggcacagtgggtaagagcacccgactgctcttccaaaggtccagagttcaaatcccagcaaccacatggttgctcataaccatctgtaacaagatctgacgctctcttctggagtgtctgaagacagctacagtgtacttacatataataaataaataaatcttttaaaaaaataatgctatAAATAATAGAGAACATGTAACTGTTAAGTCAATTCAATACCAGCTTCAGAGCCACAAGTCATGTACAGTTACACAAATATTTACTGTAGTCACAATACATTACAAAAAATACAGatgaggcaaaaataaaaaacatgcaTGTACAACACACTGTGTAAGTAACTGTTAAATAATGTTAAACTGTTTAAAATAAGATCAAAGCAGGTATATAtagttaaaatatctttaataaaagagagaaattaaagtgaACAtattagaaacagaagaaatctgGACAAATCTGCACCAAATAGAACCCAAGGTCAGTTATGCAATAGCCAGTGATTGTAGAGAAAGAATGAATTAGTACATCCTAAGGGTACACACGAAGTTAGAGGAGCCAAATCCATACCAAAAGATTAGTTGTAGTTCTTACCAATATTATATCACTAGATTTTGTACAGCCTCAAATAGGaacatgaaatgaagaaaaaagtgtAAGAATTATTGGGGTATTTGCATGACCTATAAATACTTTAGCCTTTTGCAATTGTTGACACAGAAAATATTGGCTACATATTCTTCATTCTGCTATGAAGCATCATGACCTTTTTTACTACTGATTTTGTAAAAAGTATAACGTTCTAGATAACAGAtaattcttatttcttctctccACATGTTCAGAATTATAAGATGAAGGCACGTGCAGATTCAATGTTGGCTCAGAAATCTCTTCTTATTTATGAACAACACATAAAGGTATTTTACCATGTTCAAGAAAATCAAAGATGAAACGGTAGAAAATTTCAAAAGTGAAACAATCTTCTTAATATGAAAttcatattaaaaaatttaaaaacatcaaaacaaaaatggCACATGGTGTCTAATTTTGCAACATAGTTAAAGAAGAGGTCAAAAGAAGATAACAGGAAACTGTAAAAGCttaattcattttcatattttagacataaaattaaaaataaaattaataaagttaaATTCATCCATTAAAACTTTAAGATTGTTAATTTTGCAAGTCTCATTTCCTAATACATCACAATAATAAACTATGTTAACATGAAAGGAACAAAAACATTCCAAGAAATATTTGCTTAACCtacattgaattttatttaagattACCATAATTAGAACCTATATGCCCCATGATTGGTGTGCTCTGTTTTCAGGGTGACACGTAAGACCATCCACTTGCTTTCTGCTCTTTATTTTGCCATTGAAGAAATCAATAGGAATATTGATATTTTACCCAACATTTCCCTATTAGTTAAGATTGAATGTAACTTAATTGTGGATAATGGGGAAAGAGTTTGGTccatgaaaagaaaggaaattattccTAATTACTACTGTAAAAATCAGAGAAGATATTTAATTGTACTTACGGGACCTNTATGGATAACATCTTACAAACTTGGACCATTCCTGTATTTCTCCAGAACTCCAGAGGTAAGTCATGGATGGTTACATTTAATGAAATATTGAATTTCTGAGTACTAAGGCTGAATAAAATGCAGAGAATTTATTGTACCTTTTCTGATCTATTCAACATAAAGGTTAGCAACTTTCTGTGACAAATAGAACAACTTTATGACAAATGGGCAGCAGAGACAAcataataagaaatattttacCAGAACACTTAGTTTATCTGTACTTATATAGCAATTGATAAGAATTCTATAGGATTCATTAGGATTTTCCTGATCAGATGAAAAATCTACACTTTTTCATATGCTCTACCACACTTAGATCTTAGACTAATCCCTATGCATTCCATCTTCTTGAGAGTGATTCTTATGGTCAATATCTTTCAGCTTTACTTTGGCTATTTTCATCTCATAAGTGACCAGGAACAGTTTCCTCATCTCTACCAGATGACTCCCAAGGACACATCTGTACCACTAGCCATGGTGTCCCTAGCAGTTCACTTCAGATGGAACTGGGTAGGAGTGATCATTACAGATGATGACCATGgaattcaattcctttctgaATTGAGAGAAGTAATGAAAAGAAACACTGTCTGCTTAGCATTTGTCACTACTATCACTTATGATCGGATGTTATACTTGAAAATGATTCATAAGTATTATGACCAAATTATAATGTCATCAGCAAAAGTTGTCATCGTCTATGGGGATAAAGAATCTCCTGTACAATTTAATTTTATACTATGGAAATCTAAAAACATTCAGAGACTCTGGGTCAGTATGTCACAATTTGATATGATCACAATGACAGGAGATTTCATGCTTAACTCCTTGCATGGGACTCTTATTTTTTCACACAAACAGTCTGAGATGTCTGGTTTTAAACAATTTATGCACACAGTGCACCCTTCTAACTTCAGTAGTGACATTTCTTTTGCTAAACTGTGGTGGACTTACTTTAAGTGTTCTTTGACACCACCTGATTGTAAAACACTGAAGAATTGTCCAACCAAAACTCTATTTCAATGGTTTTTTGTGCCATCCCTTGGAATGTCTATGAGTGAAACATGCTATAACTTATACAATTCTGTGTATGCTGTTGCCCATTCACTTCATGAGATGCTTCTACAGCATgtagacacatgcacagagaatGATGGAAAGGTACTGGAATTTAACTCCTGGAAGGTAATAATTGTTACACTGAATTGCATGTATATATCACAGAAAtaacattcataaaggaaatcaTAAAGTCAAAATCTATGAAAATCTATAAATAACCTTAATCCTAAATGCATGTATTTCTGGACTCCTCCACTGTGTTAAGAGGCATACCATGTTAGTGTCCTAATTTATGTTACAGCCAACAATGGCACCTGAGACAAAATTTCACTATCTTAGACATGAAATTTCCTGTTTATTTCAAACATACATGTATTTCAGGACTTTATCATTTGAATGTTTTTCTCCtgaaattagtaaataaaattaagaaaatttcttgTCTCTTATGAGAACAAAAAGTTTCAAGTTAATGTAACGAATAGACCTCAAATAATTTCAAGtgattttttccatattttaaagatttgactATTAATCTTCTTATCTCATGATCAAATAACACTAGTGACAGAAAAAATGGATAATTTTTCACTACTTTCCAAGCATAAATTCAAATGTGCATTTGTTATGAcatcaaataaaatgagaaaagagtaTTTGTAAATCATAGTTAAACTTTAactatatatagaatatatgttaCTTTTTGTACTGAATACTTCTGATAAAGGACGATTGTAGAAGCCCATAATGAATATGAGTGATATTACaaactttataatttctttactAATATGTATGCATAGTTGAAACTAAAATGCAAATATGTTTTAGATGTTCTCTTTTCTGAAGACCATACAGTTTGTAAATCCTGCTGGAGACCTAGTGAAcataaaccagaaaaataaactGGATACAGAGTATGACATTTTCTACATCATGGATTTTCTAAAACACTATggacttaaaattaaaataggaagaTTTTCTGGTCACTTACCAAATGGTAAACAACTGTTTATGTCTGATGATATGATAGAGTGGGCTACAGATATCAAACAGgtaatttagttttaattttaatactttacatgaagcaaaaaaaaaaccctataatcttgtctacttttgttttgttaaggaataaaatttttaatatttcctcatTTATTGACTTCCACCATCCTagatattctcattctctctctctctctctctctctctctctctctctctctctctctctctctctccttctccaccctCAGTTTGTTTCTATATCTCTCTTACTTGCTCTCTCATAAGTGTTTCACTATAAAATAAATCACAATATGTTCATtcaatttttatcattaaaagacaaaaaatgtaattttactttATAACATTATACAATGTATAAAGGAAAGTCTTTCCTTGTATTTCTCTTGTGAATCACTCTAATGTTTGATACATATGGTAAACTGTTTATTTCTATAATGTATCTGATTTTCTTCAGACTCTAGCCTCCATATGTAGTGTGCCTTGCAGACCAGGACTCAAAAAATACTTTCAGGAGGGAAAGGCTGTctgctgttttgattgttatCGCTGcccagaaaatgaaatttcaaacatGACAGGTAAGGATGTTTTCTCAAAGTAATAAAATTGCTTAAATCTCCCATATGCATACAAAAGTCCTTtgtgaaaaggaaaatataaataaaaatgaaaaacacaccGTGATTAAAAGTAATATGCTCTGTCTGTTggactatatttttatttcataattctaGAAGCAATGAAAACAGTATTTCTTGAGAGTACTAAAGATTATGCATTTCTTGAAGTTATATGtttcaaattttttaaagatatagatactttgctcttttgtttttcacTATCCACcaagttttaaaacaataactaCATGTTAATTGATGTTATATCATGTTTTAGAAGTGTGAAATTTTATATCTTTCTATGGTAGATCAATAGTATCATTGACAGTTTGCATTTTCGATTGCCACCAGGTTCAGATTAGTTTGGAGTCCAAAGATATGGAACTCTGAATAACAGCTTTTTTTCTAAGATTCATATATAGTGTGCAGAGAAATATCGTAATTAAATAGGTAGTGGTATCAATGTTGAGGTTAACTGAAGCactgaaaatgaattttcaaagtAGTAGTGCATTAGGAAGATCAAGTATAGAATTAACTTCTGTTGCAGGGGATAGAAATAGCCAGACAAATAACTAAAAGTTAGAGTCAAGCCAGGATGTAAATGGTTTCATATGATTTGCATGTGGGGATTATGGAAATGAAGTACATATTTGAAAAACTACACTAAAATGTTGATGAGATTTCACTACAAAACCCAGAGACTATAGTAAGAAACAAAGCCACTTAGAGtgatatataaaagaaattaataaacttTTGTTGATTCAAATGATATTATAGCACTTGTATCAAAATCAAATTACCAGTCACATTTATTGACTTTTCAATAAAAgactctaaaataattttttaaataattttgtattaaaTTTTCTTGCTCctacaagttttctttttttcttgtaaatagagtcttttcttttatctttttttatttttttcttttttttaacatttttttattattattattttctttatttacatttcaaatgctatcctgaaagttccctataccccactcctgcccctgctcccctacccacccactcccactatttggccctggccttcccctgtgctgggttatataaagtttacaagaccaaggggcctctcttcccaacgatggccgaccaggccatcttctgttacatatgcagctagagccacaaactcagggggtactggttagttcatattgttgtgcacctacagggttgcagccctctacaactccttgggtactttctctcgctcctccattgggggccctgtgttccatccaatagttgattgtaagcatccacttctgtgtttgccaggcactggcatagcctcacaagaggctgctatatcagggtcccttcagcagaatcttgctggcatgtgcattagtatctgggtttggtgactgatgatgggatggattcaaAGAAGTcgctagatatgcactcactgataagtggatattagcccagaaatttagaatacccaagataca includes these proteins:
- the LOC110315164 gene encoding vomeronasal type-2 receptor 116-like, giving the protein MAKMFSLIVFFLVLKLSFLFCHLNDPRCFWRIKDRENYLGDKEADCFFSIHTKHGYVKNDYFSENLDKQVTRKTIHLLSALYFAIEEINRNIDILPNISLLVKIECNLIVDNGERVWSMKRKEIIPNYYCKNQRRYLIVLTGPXWITSYKLGPFLYFSRTPELYFGYFHLISDQEQFPHLYQMTPKDTSVPLAMVSLAVHFRWNWVGVIITDDDHGIQFLSELREVMKRNTVCLAFVTTITYDRMLYLKMIHKYYDQIIMSSAKVVIVYGDKESPVQFNFILWKSKNIQRLWVSMSQFDMITMTGDFMLNSLHGTLIFSHKQSEMSGFKQFMHTVHPSNFSSDISFAKLWWTYFKCSLTPPDCKTLKNCPTKTLFQWFFVPSLGMSMSETCYNLYNSVYAVAHSLHEMLLQHVDTCTENDGKVLEFNSWKMFSFLKTIQFVNPAGDLVNINQKNKLDTEYDIFYIMDFLKHYGLKIKIGRFSGHLPNGKQLFMSDDMIEWATDIKQTLASICSVPCRPGLKKYFQEGKAVCCFDCYRCPENEISNMTDMEQCVKCSVDEYANTDQTNCLKKVMSFLNYEEPLGMALAGLAIFFSSLTAXVLCVFLKHRDTPIVKANNETLSYVLLISLIFCFICSLLYIGYPTMVSCILQQTTFAIVFTVAASSVLAKTITVVLAFKITVPGRRLRWLLLSGAPNYII